In one Nitrospira sp. CR1.1 genomic region, the following are encoded:
- a CDS encoding methyltransferase domain-containing protein — translation MLKTDYVFQATEESRELQRLQMLERIFDAGTQRRMLAAGLTTGWHCLEVGAGAGSIVRWLEQRVGPSGKVVSLDTNPRFLRGSGSSTIEIVQGDICDTDLPLAMFDLVHARYVMIHIADYRKAFERMLRCVKPGGWVVIEEPDFEAARAVTVPDEARASFVRVTDAIERMFTSLGMDHALGAKLPDLFRRQDLSQLTVEHEGHLSAGGDTIAQLMKLSAEQLREKYVATGLVTEADIEQYCRLADDPDAWAIYYATVAVTGWWQPQCGGRTQG, via the coding sequence ATATTGAAGACGGATTATGTGTTTCAGGCCACCGAGGAGTCTCGCGAATTACAGCGCTTGCAAATGCTGGAACGCATTTTCGATGCCGGCACCCAACGCCGGATGTTGGCAGCCGGCCTCACCACCGGCTGGCATTGCCTAGAGGTAGGGGCGGGGGCCGGCTCCATTGTACGATGGCTGGAGCAGCGCGTCGGGCCATCGGGCAAAGTGGTCTCGCTCGATACCAATCCGCGGTTCCTGCGAGGGAGCGGCAGTTCGACTATTGAAATCGTTCAAGGGGACATTTGCGACACGGATCTTCCGTTGGCCATGTTCGATCTGGTGCATGCGCGGTACGTCATGATCCATATCGCCGACTATCGGAAGGCGTTTGAGCGGATGTTGCGCTGCGTCAAGCCGGGCGGGTGGGTTGTGATCGAAGAGCCGGATTTCGAGGCGGCTCGCGCCGTTACCGTGCCCGATGAGGCCAGGGCCTCCTTCGTGCGCGTCACCGATGCGATCGAACGGATGTTCACGTCGCTTGGAATGGACCATGCGTTGGGCGCGAAGTTGCCCGACCTGTTTCGGCGGCAGGATCTGAGTCAGTTGACGGTGGAGCATGAGGGACATTTGTCGGCGGGCGGCGACACGATCGCGCAGTTGATGAAACTTTCCGCCGAACAATTGCGGGAGAAGTATGTGGCCACCGGCCTGGTGACGGAGGCGGATATCGAGCAGTATTGCCGGCTCGCCGATGATCCGGACGCCTGGGCCATTTATTATGCGACGGTGGCCGTCACTGGTTGGTGGCAGCCGCAGTGTGGCGGGAGAACGCAAGGATAG
- a CDS encoding transglycosylase SLT domain-containing protein: MQQPDWNSRWNRVARALFPLAVAGCLIVLMPPASRVALDPVVSDIAHRPSSEPIASLIATYAEQYALDPALLQAIIKVESNFNSDAVSPKGAIGLMQLMPLTAAAFHVLDPFDPKDNIRAGAALLRGLLDRFGGDLSLALAAYHLGEARVRQAIGAPALPATQLYVNRVLGHYDRFRAGTNRLPSRVTARRQESPMLWSLPPVPE, from the coding sequence ATGCAACAGCCTGACTGGAATTCCCGCTGGAATCGAGTGGCCCGTGCGCTCTTCCCGTTAGCGGTCGCGGGGTGCCTGATTGTCCTCATGCCTCCGGCCAGCAGAGTCGCATTGGACCCCGTGGTGAGCGACATCGCGCATCGGCCGTCCTCCGAACCCATTGCCTCGCTCATTGCGACCTACGCGGAGCAATACGCCCTTGACCCTGCTCTCCTGCAGGCGATCATCAAGGTCGAGTCGAATTTCAATTCAGATGCCGTGTCCCCGAAAGGCGCGATTGGCCTCATGCAACTGATGCCGCTGACGGCGGCGGCATTCCATGTGCTGGACCCGTTCGATCCGAAGGATAACATTCGCGCGGGCGCAGCGCTGCTTCGAGGACTACTGGACCGCTTCGGCGGCGACCTGTCGCTGGCTCTGGCGGCCTATCATCTCGGCGAAGCGCGCGTCCGGCAGGCCATCGGCGCGCCGGCTCTTCCCGCGACCCAACTCTACGTCAATCGCGTGCTTGGCCATTATGACCGCTTTCGTGCCGGAACCAACCGGCTTCCTTCGCGGGTGACGGCGCGTCGACAAGAAAGCCCTATGCTCTGGTCGCTGCCGCCGGTCCCGGAATGA
- a CDS encoding DUF1295 domain-containing protein gives MTETDPLSLLLTAWAASALLMVALWLLERRLQNLSLADVGWCYGLALVVSWYATSAPGEPARRLLVCVMVVLYAVRLGTHVFVDRLWRKPEDGRYRALRRQWGEQGPLRRFWYFQLQAAAIVCFSLPPLVVMQNPHPPFHLVELFGFFLWGVAVTGEAVADWQLAAFRRQPWTKDRVCRNGLWYYSRHPNYFFEWLHWWSYVVMGLASPLGNWGLTLIGPLTMGWALLKVTGIPWTESQTMTSRGEEYAAYRRTTNAFFPWFPRRS, from the coding sequence ATGACGGAGACAGATCCACTGTCCCTCCTCCTGACCGCCTGGGCCGCTTCGGCGCTCCTGATGGTGGCGCTCTGGCTGCTGGAGCGCCGCCTGCAGAATCTTTCCCTCGCCGATGTGGGCTGGTGTTACGGGCTGGCCTTGGTCGTGTCGTGGTACGCCACGTCGGCTCCGGGCGAACCGGCCAGGCGCCTGTTGGTGTGTGTGATGGTGGTTCTCTATGCCGTGCGTCTCGGCACGCATGTGTTCGTCGATCGGCTATGGCGAAAACCGGAAGATGGTCGGTATCGCGCCTTGCGTCGGCAATGGGGCGAGCAGGGTCCCCTGCGCCGGTTCTGGTATTTTCAACTGCAGGCTGCGGCCATCGTTTGCTTCTCTCTTCCTCCTCTCGTCGTCATGCAGAATCCCCATCCACCCTTTCATCTCGTGGAATTGTTCGGCTTCTTCCTATGGGGGGTCGCAGTGACAGGGGAGGCGGTGGCCGATTGGCAGTTGGCGGCCTTCCGGCGTCAGCCTTGGACCAAGGATCGCGTGTGCCGAAATGGACTGTGGTACTACTCACGCCATCCCAATTACTTCTTCGAATGGCTGCACTGGTGGAGTTACGTGGTGATGGGGTTGGCGAGTCCACTGGGTAATTGGGGCCTGACGCTGATCGGGCCGCTGACAATGGGATGGGCGCTCCTGAAAGTCACCGGTATTCCCTGGACGGAGTCGCAGACCATGACGAGCCGGGGTGAAGAATACGCCGCCTATCGCCGCACCACGAACGCGTTCTTTCCCTGGTTCCCGCGGCGATCCTAA
- a CDS encoding c-type cytochrome, producing MNRGDVGTVAIIMTIAAVFLIQSDARGDATGTTDPLAKGKRLFARHCAGCHGPEGKGDGYKLLGPDPANLTSPATKKKSDGALLATIHEGKPNMPSWKGLLSDRDIQHVLAYIRTLPH from the coding sequence ATGAACAGGGGAGATGTCGGTACGGTGGCGATCATCATGACGATCGCCGCTGTATTCTTGATTCAGTCGGACGCGAGGGGTGACGCGACAGGAACGACCGATCCCCTTGCAAAAGGGAAACGGCTGTTCGCCAGACATTGCGCCGGATGCCATGGTCCTGAGGGAAAAGGAGACGGCTACAAGTTGCTCGGCCCGGACCCGGCGAATCTGACGTCGCCTGCGACCAAAAAGAAATCAGACGGCGCGCTGCTCGCCACCATTCACGAGGGAAAGCCGAACATGCCCTCCTGGAAAGGACTTCTCTCCGACCGCGACATCCAGCACGTGCTGGCCTACATTCGTACACTGCCGCATTGA
- a CDS encoding TldD/PmbA family protein: MIVGEPPADEKAGISGRDLVILRESACAFGAGKDAAMSGSQWDELAGVALSRVRAAGVEYADIRLLDTTTRTVAGEDRRIAHIRESADRGFGIRVLHRGAWGFAASSIISPEEIPRVADLAVEIAKGSASLAITKVHLAPEPVHQDRIVTPCRLDPFAVALEEQTELLLNTMDVIQRHPGVVRSHASLWAQRDRKLFVSTEGSHLEFNLLAMQGDCTATAVHNGRFASRSFNTPHLRMGYELVRDADWAREGARIAEQAVEKVRAPAIDAGRYDLVLDPEHLSLTMHESCGHPSELDRALGYEANYAGTSFLTPDKRGTYRYGSSHVNLVADNTEPDTLAATGYDDDGVSCQKWDIVREGIFVGYCTNREVAPKIKEERSRGSNRADSWGSVPMVRIANIGLEPGRATLDELLSDVKRGIYIEGHGSYSIDQRRYNFQFGGDAFWLIENGRRTQMVRDVIYHGITPEFWGRCDGVADASHRRRYGFITCGKGQPGQSGWMTHAASHARFRRVDVISGQTKADA, encoded by the coding sequence ATGATTGTAGGTGAACCGCCTGCCGATGAAAAGGCAGGAATCAGCGGACGCGATCTTGTTATACTACGCGAAAGTGCCTGTGCATTCGGCGCAGGGAAAGATGCCGCTATGAGTGGATCCCAGTGGGACGAGTTGGCCGGTGTGGCATTGTCTCGTGTGCGTGCGGCCGGGGTTGAGTATGCGGATATCCGTCTGCTCGATACGACCACGCGAACGGTCGCTGGTGAAGACCGGCGCATCGCGCACATCCGCGAGTCCGCCGATCGCGGGTTCGGCATTCGCGTGCTCCATCGCGGCGCCTGGGGCTTTGCCGCCAGTTCCATCATTTCTCCCGAAGAAATCCCTCGTGTTGCCGATCTTGCCGTAGAAATTGCAAAGGGTTCGGCGTCTCTTGCCATCACCAAAGTGCATCTGGCGCCGGAACCGGTCCATCAGGACCGCATCGTCACTCCTTGTCGACTGGATCCCTTCGCCGTGGCGCTGGAAGAACAGACGGAGCTGCTGCTGAACACGATGGATGTGATCCAGCGGCACCCCGGAGTGGTCAGAAGTCACGCCAGCCTGTGGGCACAACGTGATCGCAAACTGTTCGTCTCTACGGAAGGCTCACACCTTGAATTCAATCTGCTGGCGATGCAGGGCGACTGCACAGCGACGGCGGTTCATAACGGGCGATTTGCCAGCCGGTCCTTCAACACGCCGCATCTTCGCATGGGCTACGAACTGGTGCGCGATGCGGATTGGGCCCGCGAAGGGGCGCGCATCGCGGAACAGGCGGTGGAAAAGGTGCGGGCTCCGGCGATCGATGCGGGACGGTATGACCTGGTGCTCGATCCCGAGCATCTCTCGTTGACGATGCATGAGTCCTGCGGGCATCCGAGCGAACTGGATCGCGCACTCGGCTACGAAGCTAACTACGCGGGAACCAGTTTTCTCACACCCGACAAACGCGGCACCTACCGGTATGGGTCGTCACACGTCAATCTGGTGGCCGACAACACCGAACCCGACACGCTGGCGGCGACCGGTTATGACGATGACGGTGTCAGTTGTCAGAAGTGGGACATCGTGCGAGAAGGCATCTTTGTCGGATATTGCACGAATCGCGAAGTAGCGCCAAAAATCAAGGAAGAGCGCTCACGCGGGTCGAACCGTGCCGACAGCTGGGGGTCGGTTCCCATGGTGCGGATTGCCAACATCGGTCTGGAGCCGGGCCGGGCCACGCTGGATGAGTTGCTAAGCGATGTGAAGCGGGGGATTTATATCGAGGGTCACGGGTCCTATAGTATCGACCAGCGGCGGTACAATTTTCAGTTCGGCGGCGATGCTTTTTGGCTGATCGAAAACGGCCGGCGGACGCAGATGGTGCGGGATGTCATCTATCACGGGATCACCCCGGAATTCTGGGGCCGCTGCGACGGCGTCGCCGATGCCAGCCACCGTCGTCGGTACGGGTTCATTACTTGCGGAAAAGGTCAACCTGGCCAATCGGGCTGGATGACCCACGCCGCGTCCCACGCCCGCTTCCGGCGCGTGGATGTCATCAGCGGACAGACGAAGGCCGACGCATGA
- a CDS encoding CoA-binding protein, with the protein MTDHASSQEGLARLLNDCRTIAVVGLSSNPARPSYRVAAYMQQQGKVVIPVNPRESDVLGERAYPALSAVPGPVDMVNIFRRSEEAGAVVDEAIRIKVKAVWLQEGVIDEAAAERARRAGVQVVMDRCWLKEHMCCVSGDGPGVGPANV; encoded by the coding sequence GTGACGGATCACGCGTCTTCGCAGGAGGGGCTCGCGCGTCTCCTGAACGATTGCCGGACGATTGCCGTGGTGGGATTGTCGTCGAATCCGGCCCGACCGTCATACCGCGTGGCCGCCTACATGCAGCAGCAGGGCAAGGTGGTGATTCCGGTCAATCCGCGAGAGTCGGACGTGTTGGGGGAGCGGGCTTATCCGGCCCTCTCTGCTGTGCCCGGTCCGGTCGATATGGTGAATATTTTTCGACGATCTGAAGAGGCGGGTGCGGTCGTCGATGAAGCCATCCGGATCAAGGTCAAGGCGGTCTGGCTCCAGGAGGGTGTGATCGACGAGGCGGCGGCTGAGCGTGCGCGCAGGGCCGGGGTGCAGGTGGTAATGGATCGTTGCTGGCTGAAGGAGCATATGTGTTGCGTCAGTGGGGACGGCCCGGGTGTCGGGCCGGCGAATGTATGA
- a CDS encoding NAD(P)H-binding protein has product MTRSINRQRIFVTGATGYLGTRLIPMLRERGHDVTALVRESSVKKVPVGCRVVIGDPLNAETFTESVQGNDTLVQLVGVPKPSPWKGAQFRAIDGPSARASIAAASTAAVRHVVYVSVAHPAPIMREYIAVRRDCEAAIAAAGLLATVLRPWYILGPGHWWPLALLPVYRVLEQVPATKEAAMRLGLVTIREMLTALLWSIEQPPVKTRVIDVPQIRRLGRSET; this is encoded by the coding sequence ATGACGCGCTCCATCAATAGACAGCGAATCTTTGTGACTGGCGCGACCGGGTACCTGGGAACCCGTCTCATTCCGATGTTGCGTGAACGGGGTCATGACGTGACGGCGTTAGTTCGAGAGTCTTCCGTCAAGAAGGTTCCGGTTGGTTGCCGGGTCGTTATCGGAGATCCGCTGAATGCGGAGACGTTCACGGAATCGGTGCAGGGAAACGATACACTCGTGCAGCTGGTCGGCGTGCCGAAACCATCGCCCTGGAAGGGGGCGCAGTTTCGCGCGATCGACGGGCCCAGCGCGCGGGCGTCGATTGCTGCCGCCAGCACAGCCGCCGTTCGGCATGTCGTGTATGTCAGCGTCGCCCATCCCGCGCCCATCATGCGGGAGTATATCGCCGTGCGCCGTGACTGTGAGGCTGCGATTGCCGCGGCGGGGTTGCTCGCGACGGTCCTCCGGCCCTGGTACATTCTCGGCCCCGGACATTGGTGGCCCTTGGCGTTGCTGCCGGTCTATCGTGTGTTGGAACAGGTACCTGCTACGAAGGAAGCAGCCATGCGCTTGGGATTGGTCACGATTCGAGAGATGCTCACGGCCCTGCTGTGGTCCATCGAACAGCCTCCGGTGAAGACGAGAGTCATCGACGTGCCGCAGATCCGGCGTCTGGGCCGGAGCGAGACATGA
- a CDS encoding cytochrome, producing MRYIVGVMGPAKARKKDVDNARVLGELIARREWVVLTGGRDVGVMDAACQGAKKVPGSLTIGVLPSARERVSKYVDLAIITEMGNARNNVNVMSSNVVVVCGLMGAGTVSEVALALKAGKPVILVGATPAEEKFFKKLGRRLIASVDSPEEAITLMMKQFEQQQPDLVQGARSWGV from the coding sequence ATGCGATACATTGTCGGGGTCATGGGGCCGGCCAAGGCCAGGAAAAAGGATGTCGATAATGCCCGGGTATTGGGTGAATTGATTGCGAGACGGGAATGGGTGGTCCTCACCGGAGGGCGCGATGTCGGGGTTATGGATGCCGCCTGTCAGGGTGCCAAGAAAGTTCCCGGCAGTTTGACGATCGGTGTGTTGCCGTCGGCGCGCGAGCGCGTGTCAAAATATGTCGATCTGGCGATCATTACGGAGATGGGCAACGCGCGCAACAATGTCAACGTCATGTCCAGCAACGTGGTCGTGGTCTGTGGGCTGATGGGCGCGGGGACGGTATCGGAAGTTGCCTTGGCCTTAAAGGCAGGAAAGCCGGTCATTCTGGTCGGGGCCACACCGGCCGAAGAGAAATTTTTCAAAAAGCTGGGCAGACGCCTGATCGCCTCCGTGGACAGTCCGGAAGAGGCCATCACCCTGATGATGAAACAGTTCGAACAGCAGCAGCCTGATTTGGTCCAGGGCGCGCGCTCCTGGGGCGTCTAG
- a CDS encoding aminotransferase class I/II-fold pyridoxal phosphate-dependent enzyme encodes MKKSDRTVRLAQSDIRAMTLACAKVNGINMSQGVCDTPVPPVVVHGAQQAMAQGHNIYARFDGIAELRRAIAGKLAAFNQITADPETNITVSAGATGSFQATCMALLNPGDEVILFEPFYAYHVQAILAMEGVPRYVTLRLPDWTMDVKSLDEAITSKTKAIVVNTPGNPSGKVFTRRELEQIAELACRHDLLVITDEIYEYFVFDGREHVSMASLPGMADRTITIGGYSKTFSITGWRIGYSVAEASWAKAIGAMSDVLYVCAPTPLQYGVAAGIHELGPSFYQELAREHQQKRDRFCGALAKAGLPPAVPQGAYYVLADVSRLPGKTSRERAMYLLDKTGVAGVPGEAFFEGTDGSRFMRFCMAKTEADLERASQAIERFTS; translated from the coding sequence ATGAAGAAGAGTGATCGTACCGTCCGGTTGGCCCAATCCGATATCCGTGCGATGACCCTCGCGTGCGCGAAGGTCAACGGGATCAATATGTCGCAAGGGGTCTGCGACACTCCTGTCCCTCCGGTGGTGGTGCACGGCGCGCAGCAAGCGATGGCGCAGGGACACAACATCTACGCCCGTTTTGACGGAATTGCGGAACTGCGGCGGGCGATCGCCGGCAAGCTGGCCGCCTTCAATCAAATCACCGCGGATCCGGAGACCAATATTACCGTGAGTGCCGGCGCAACCGGATCGTTCCAAGCCACCTGCATGGCGCTGCTCAATCCCGGCGATGAAGTGATTCTGTTTGAGCCGTTTTATGCCTACCATGTCCAGGCGATCCTCGCGATGGAAGGCGTTCCCCGCTATGTGACACTGCGGCTTCCTGATTGGACCATGGATGTGAAAAGCCTGGACGAGGCCATCACCTCAAAGACCAAGGCGATCGTGGTCAACACTCCGGGCAATCCCTCCGGCAAGGTCTTTACGCGACGTGAATTGGAGCAGATCGCCGAGCTGGCTTGCCGCCACGATCTGCTGGTGATCACCGACGAGATCTATGAATATTTTGTGTTCGACGGGCGGGAACATGTCAGCATGGCGTCGTTACCCGGCATGGCCGACCGGACCATTACCATCGGCGGCTATTCAAAAACCTTCAGCATCACCGGATGGCGCATCGGCTACAGTGTGGCGGAGGCCTCATGGGCGAAGGCCATCGGCGCCATGAGCGATGTGTTATATGTCTGCGCCCCCACGCCGTTGCAGTATGGGGTGGCCGCCGGTATTCATGAACTCGGTCCATCCTTTTACCAGGAGCTTGCCCGCGAGCATCAACAGAAGCGGGATCGCTTCTGCGGGGCCCTGGCGAAAGCAGGGTTGCCCCCGGCCGTGCCGCAGGGCGCCTATTACGTGTTGGCGGATGTATCCCGCCTCCCGGGAAAGACCAGTCGGGAGCGCGCAATGTATTTGCTGGACAAGACCGGCGTAGCGGGAGTACCGGGCGAGGCGTTTTTCGAAGGAACGGACGGAAGTCGCTTTATGCGGTTTTGTATGGCGAAAACGGAGGCAGACCTGGAGCGGGCGAGTCAGGCGATCGAACGATTCACGTCATGA
- the msrA gene encoding peptide-methionine (S)-S-oxide reductase MsrA, producing the protein MKCITRRRLGALWALPVVLAGFILSHSQAADPAGGAKAYFAGGCFWCMEEVFEKVPGVIAVASGYMGGRVENPSYEQVSAGGTGHAESVEVVYDPGKVSYTALLDAFWRNVDPVTPNAQFCDHGSQYRAVIFYQGEEQKRLAEESKRAIEQSQRLTQPIVTELTKASQFYPAEEYHQDFYKKNPIRYKFYKFNCGRAQRLEEVWGAP; encoded by the coding sequence ATGAAGTGCATCACTCGCCGGAGGCTTGGTGCTTTGTGGGCGCTGCCGGTGGTGCTGGCAGGATTTATCCTGTCGCACAGTCAGGCGGCTGATCCGGCTGGTGGTGCCAAAGCCTACTTTGCCGGAGGCTGTTTCTGGTGCATGGAGGAAGTGTTCGAGAAGGTTCCCGGGGTCATCGCCGTCGCCAGTGGATACATGGGCGGACGGGTTGAGAATCCCAGCTACGAGCAGGTGTCGGCGGGGGGGACGGGTCATGCCGAATCGGTTGAAGTGGTATATGACCCGGGCAAGGTGAGTTACACCGCGTTGCTTGATGCCTTTTGGCGCAATGTGGACCCGGTGACGCCCAACGCGCAGTTCTGCGACCATGGCAGCCAGTACCGGGCGGTAATTTTCTACCAAGGTGAGGAACAGAAACGTCTGGCCGAAGAGTCGAAGCGGGCGATCGAACAATCCCAGCGGCTCACGCAACCGATCGTCACCGAACTGACCAAGGCCTCGCAATTTTACCCGGCCGAAGAATACCACCAGGATTTTTATAAGAAGAATCCGATCCGGTACAAGTTCTATAAATTCAACTGCGGGCGCGCGCAGCGGCTCGAAGAAGTCTGGGGCGCCCCGTGA
- a CDS encoding transcriptional regulator — translation MMLLTGTLLSSHQLAQLLGMPERQVEDHLTHIVKTLARDASRTFLLEPSHCQDCAYTFRDRTRLTRPSRCPRCRSEAITSPRYGIREDSASS, via the coding sequence ATGATGCTGCTGACCGGCACCCTGTTATCATCTCACCAGTTGGCCCAGCTCCTCGGCATGCCTGAGCGCCAGGTGGAAGATCATTTGACCCACATTGTAAAAACCCTGGCTCGCGATGCGTCACGAACATTTCTCCTGGAGCCCTCACACTGCCAGGATTGCGCGTACACCTTCCGGGATCGCACCAGGCTGACGCGCCCGAGCCGCTGCCCCCGCTGCAGGAGTGAAGCCATTACCTCTCCACGGTATGGCATCCGGGAAGATTCCGCGTCCTCATGA
- the ettA gene encoding energy-dependent translational throttle protein EttA produces MATNDKQVIFSLVGVGKVYPPKKQVLRDIYLGFYYGAKIGVLGLNGSGKSSLLKIIAGVDPNYVGEITRSKGYSVGLLEQEPQLDPNKTVKEVVEEGKKELVALLHEYEAVSNSMGDASPDEMEKLIDKQAQLQEKIEAANGWELESELEIAMDALRCPPADQKVSVLSGGEKRRVALCRLMIQEPDILLLDEPTNHLDAESVQWLEQHLQQYKGTVIAVTHDRYFLDNVAGWILELDRGHGIPFQGNYTSWLEQKQERLEKEEKAESKRKKTLEHELEWIRMSPKARQSKGKARLNRYEELVNQKQDQLAAELEIYIPPGPRLGDVVVEAKGISKAFGDNVLYENVEFSLPKGGIVGVIGPNGAGKTTMFRMIIGKEKPDSGTIRIGETVKLGYVDQDRSLDPNKTVYEIISDGQDTVMLGKAEVNARGYCARFNFAGTDQQKKVKDLSGGERNRVHLARMLKEGANLIILDEPTNDLDVNTLRALEEGLEGFAGCAVISSHDRWFLDRIATHIMAFEGDSKVVWYEGNYSEYEADRKRRLGKEADQPHRIRYRKLTRN; encoded by the coding sequence ATGGCGACGAACGATAAACAAGTTATTTTTTCACTGGTCGGGGTAGGCAAGGTCTATCCACCGAAGAAGCAGGTGCTGCGCGATATCTACCTGGGGTTTTATTACGGCGCCAAGATCGGTGTCTTAGGGTTGAACGGGTCCGGGAAAAGCTCGTTGCTGAAAATCATCGCCGGCGTGGATCCGAACTATGTGGGAGAGATCACACGCTCCAAGGGTTACAGCGTCGGCCTGCTGGAGCAGGAACCGCAGCTTGATCCGAACAAGACCGTGAAGGAGGTCGTGGAGGAAGGCAAAAAGGAACTGGTGGCTTTGCTGCACGAATATGAAGCGGTCAGCAACAGCATGGGCGACGCAAGCCCTGATGAGATGGAAAAACTCATCGACAAGCAGGCGCAGTTGCAGGAGAAGATCGAAGCGGCGAACGGGTGGGAGTTGGAAAGCGAGTTGGAGATCGCCATGGACGCGCTGCGTTGTCCGCCCGCCGATCAGAAGGTGAGCGTGTTGTCAGGAGGCGAAAAACGCCGCGTGGCGCTGTGCCGACTGATGATCCAAGAGCCCGACATTTTGCTGCTCGATGAGCCGACCAACCACCTTGATGCTGAATCCGTGCAATGGTTGGAGCAGCATCTGCAACAGTACAAGGGGACGGTCATTGCTGTCACCCACGACCGGTACTTCCTCGACAACGTGGCGGGCTGGATTCTGGAACTGGATCGCGGGCACGGCATTCCGTTTCAAGGCAACTACACGTCCTGGTTGGAGCAGAAACAGGAGCGGCTGGAGAAGGAAGAGAAGGCCGAATCCAAACGCAAGAAGACGCTGGAACATGAGCTGGAGTGGATCAGGATGTCGCCGAAGGCTCGCCAATCGAAGGGCAAGGCGCGCCTCAATCGCTACGAAGAACTGGTCAATCAGAAGCAGGATCAGCTGGCCGCCGAGCTGGAAATTTATATCCCACCGGGGCCTCGCCTGGGCGACGTCGTTGTGGAGGCCAAAGGGATCAGCAAGGCCTTCGGCGACAATGTGTTGTATGAGAATGTGGAATTCAGCTTGCCGAAAGGCGGAATTGTCGGCGTGATCGGCCCGAACGGCGCGGGGAAGACAACCATGTTCCGGATGATCATCGGCAAGGAAAAGCCGGACAGCGGCACGATCCGGATCGGCGAGACGGTGAAACTCGGCTACGTCGATCAGGACCGTAGCCTCGATCCGAACAAAACCGTCTACGAAATTATTTCAGACGGGCAGGACACGGTGATGCTGGGCAAGGCCGAGGTCAATGCCCGCGGCTACTGTGCCCGCTTCAACTTCGCCGGGACCGATCAGCAGAAAAAGGTGAAGGATCTCTCAGGCGGGGAACGCAATCGCGTGCATCTGGCCCGGATGCTGAAAGAAGGCGCCAACCTCATCATCCTCGACGAGCCGACCAACGACCTCGACGTCAATACGCTTCGTGCTCTGGAGGAGGGATTGGAAGGCTTTGCCGGCTGCGCCGTCATCAGCAGCCACGACCGCTGGTTCCTGGACCGCATTGCGACGCACATCATGGCCTTCGAAGGCGACAGCAAAGTGGTCTGGTACGAAGGCAATTACAGCGAATACGAAGCCGATCGGAAGCGCCGGCTCGGGAAAGAAGCTGATCAGCCGCACCGGATACGGTATCGCAAGCTGACCAGGAATTAG
- a CDS encoding sugar nucleotide-binding protein has translation MKPVALITGAAGLIGGYLVRNASRWVPDWDVRGVTRAEVDLTDRAQVRRVWDRHRPDLVIHCAALSRTGHCEQDPALARLINVEATRLLADLARDVPFVFLSSDQVFDGAKGQYVETDAVHPLNVYGQTKAEAEQVVLGNPAHAVVRIALTAGTSPTRDRSFVEDMVRAAVKGTRLTLFTDEFRCPLPAGALVRALWEFGLQRRPGLYHLGGHERLSRWEIGELLAARFPELRSSIQPGSVVAYQGPPRPPDLSMRSDKIQALLSFRPPGLRQWLGKHPPGGGDPWDYPAAR, from the coding sequence ATGAAACCGGTCGCACTCATCACCGGCGCCGCCGGCCTGATCGGTGGATATCTCGTCAGGAACGCGTCGCGCTGGGTGCCTGATTGGGATGTGCGTGGCGTGACCAGGGCCGAGGTCGATCTCACCGATCGGGCGCAAGTGCGGCGGGTCTGGGATCGTCACCGACCGGACCTCGTCATCCACTGTGCGGCGTTGAGCCGGACCGGTCACTGTGAACAGGATCCCGCGCTGGCTCGGCTGATCAACGTTGAGGCGACGCGGCTCCTGGCCGACCTCGCGCGGGACGTGCCCTTCGTCTTCCTGTCCAGCGATCAAGTCTTTGATGGCGCGAAGGGGCAGTATGTCGAAACCGATGCCGTTCATCCGCTCAATGTCTATGGGCAGACGAAGGCTGAGGCGGAACAGGTCGTGCTGGGGAATCCGGCCCATGCGGTCGTGCGCATCGCGCTGACGGCGGGAACGTCACCGACGCGGGACCGGAGTTTCGTCGAAGATATGGTGCGGGCGGCGGTGAAGGGCACGAGGCTCACGCTCTTTACCGACGAATTTCGCTGCCCGTTGCCGGCCGGTGCGTTGGTGCGGGCGCTTTGGGAATTCGGTCTGCAGCGCCGGCCGGGTCTGTATCACCTGGGTGGCCATGAACGGCTGTCCCGCTGGGAAATCGGCGAGTTGTTGGCGGCGCGGTTTCCCGAATTGCGATCTTCGATTCAACCGGGATCAGTCGTGGCATATCAAGGTCCGCCCCGGCCGCCGGATCTGTCGATGCGCAGTGACAAGATCCAAGCGCTCCTCTCGTTCCGTCCGCCGGGACTTCGCCAGTGGCTGGGGAAGCATCCGCCGGGTGGTGGTGATCCCTGGGACTATCCTGCTGCTCGCTAG